The following coding sequences lie in one Cotesia glomerata isolate CgM1 linkage group LG5, MPM_Cglom_v2.3, whole genome shotgun sequence genomic window:
- the LOC123264639 gene encoding protein CNPPD1, with protein MSNTSRGKRLSRKLKTVGDHNLFLNRITKSLYYSKLPMTDRLSLPVTEFAAELFSEVKSGCSLERLDVEEASRISRNACVSPCSFVLALLYLERLKDCNPEYLYKAAPAELFLVSLMVASKFLNDDGEDDEVFNVEWAKSGDLTLAQMNRLEMEFLDAINWSIYVNDKEFWNRLRKLEELMAYKEAKKRGWFSYTEIICLMDTIRITAIINTIFNISTVCVATYAIGLITLFGSALITSHIPGTYLALRQSSKPTTLNKSELIVPETKLIEETELPDDFLKCNVSCKNCIVKTPTSTSPDKIGWASTIINWFSKYHVSKTQLKFENDKLKNPGAFITNSQSLLRDHILWENVIVEINWKDTLRVYFEYP; from the exons ATGTCAAACACATCAAGAGGGAAAAGATTGTCTAGAAAGCTTAAG ACAGTGGGAGATCATAATTTATTCCTTAACCGTATTACCAAGTCTCTTTATTACTCAAAATTACCGATGACTGATCGTTTAAGTCTACCAGTTACAG AATTTGCCGCGGAATTGTTTTCTGAAGTAAAGAGTGGATGCAGTCTCGAGCGTCTTGACGTTGAAGAAGCTAGCAGAATCTCTCGAAATGCTTGTGTCTCACCCTGTTCATTTGTATTAGCTTTACTTTATTTAGAGCGTTTAAAAGACTGTAATCCTGAGTATTTGTACAAAGCTGCACCTGCTGAACTCTTTCTTGTTTCtttg ATGGTGGCcagtaaatttttgaatgatgACGGTGAAGATGATGAAGTTTTTAATGTAGAATGGGCTAAATCCGGTGACTTAACACTTGCGCAAATGAATCGTTTAGAAATGGAATTTCTTGATGCAAtt aattgGTCAATTTATGTCAACGACAAAGAATTTTGGAATCGATTACGTAAGCTAGAAGAACTGATGGCTTACAAAGAGGCCAAAAAACGTGGTTGGTTTTCGTACACTGAAATAATCTGTCTAATGGATACGATACGAATTACTGcgataataaatacaattttcaaTATATCGACTGTTTGTGTAGCAACATATGCCATCGGATTAATAACTCTCTTTGGTTCTGCACTGATAACTAGTCATATTCCAGGAACTTATTTAGCACTTCGACAGTCCAGTAAACCTActactttaaataaatcagaACTCATTGTACCAGAAACAAAACTAATTGAAGAGACTGAGCTacctgatgattttttaaaatgcaaTGTTTCGTGTAAGAATTGCATTGTCAAAACTCCTACTTCTACAAGCCCTGATAAAATAGGATGGGCGTCTACTATTATTAATTGGTTTTCAAAATATCATGTTTCAAAAACACaacttaaatttgaaaatgataaACTAAAAAACCCAGGAGCATTTATTACAAACAGTCAATCTCTATTACGTGATCATATTTTATGGGAAAATGTTattgttgaaataaattgGAAAGATACTCTAAGGGTTTATTTTGAGTATCCATAA
- the LOC123264648 gene encoding transmembrane protein 65 isoform X3 has translation MCTSLSVLSQTSFNTSILKLGNKLKCCQTLGLIIKLDNTTRRLYVKNIPQKLSPANCSLSASSFNYHQRLSYGTTAIVSGVPGALSKQQAKDLAVRLTSEEREVLIAALKECQSNSVRAEYEVDPCSEQPETVPQPTRRDLMRVSIANAIPFIGFGFLDNFFMIIAGEHIEAYLGAIISISTMAAAALGNTISDILGIGSATYVERLAQKIGFKPPKLTPIQLDLPRSRRAANMGRVIGVTIGCILGMTPLFLLHTETKEEKEKGIV, from the exons atgtgtACATCATTGTCAGTACTTAGTCAAACAAGTTTTAATACTAGTATTTTAAAACTTGGAAACAAGTTAAAATGTTGTCAAACACTTGGACTCATTATTAAACTCGACAATACAACTAGGAGGCTGTATGTTAAAAATATACCACAAAAATTGTCACCGGCGAACTGCAGTTTATCAGCATCATCTTTCAACTATCATCAAAGATTATCATACGGAACAACAGCGATAGTGTCTGGAGTTCCGGGTGCTCTTTCAAAACAGCAAGCTAAAGATTTAGCCGTACGACTTACATCCGAGGAGAGAGAAGTTTTAATAGCAGCTCTGAAAGAATGCCAATCAAATTCAGTTAGAGCTGAGTATGAAG TGGATCCATGCAGCGAACAGC CGGAAACAGTCCCACAACCGACACGTCGTGATTTAATGcgag TATCAATCGCAAATGCCATTCCTTTTATTGGATTTGGTTTCCTCGACAATTTTTTCATGATAATTGCg GGCGAACATATTGAAGCGTATCTGGGTGCAATTATTTCAATATCAACAATGGCAGCAGCTGCACTCGGAAATACAATTTCAGATATATTGGGAATAGGATCAGCTACATATGTTGAAAGGTTAGCTCAGAAAATAGGATTTAAGCCTCCTAAACTCACACCTATTCAATTGGATTTACCACGCTCTAGAAGGGCTGCGAATATG GGTCGTGTAATTGGTGTAACAATTGGATGTATACTTGGAATGACTCCCCTATTTCTTCTTCACACTGAaactaaagaagaaaaagaaaaaggaatagtgtga
- the LOC123264648 gene encoding uncharacterized protein LOC123264648 isoform X1, which translates to MCTSLSVLSQTSFNTSILKLGNKLKCCQTLGLIIKLDNTTRRLYVKNIPQKLSPANCSLSASSFNYHQRLSYGTTAIVSGVPGALSKQQAKDLAVRLTSEEREVLIAALKECQSNSVRAEYEGQLAAFRWRSKFGRPTGVPSLGEVDPTGSYCAVPDDWLLRKYVDPCSEQPETVPQPTRRDLMRVSIANAIPFIGFGFLDNFFMIIAGEHIEAYLGAIISISTMAAAALGNTISDILGIGSATYVERLAQKIGFKPPKLTPIQLDLPRSRRAANMGRVIGVTIGCILGMTPLFLLHTETKEEKEKGIV; encoded by the exons atgtgtACATCATTGTCAGTACTTAGTCAAACAAGTTTTAATACTAGTATTTTAAAACTTGGAAACAAGTTAAAATGTTGTCAAACACTTGGACTCATTATTAAACTCGACAATACAACTAGGAGGCTGTATGTTAAAAATATACCACAAAAATTGTCACCGGCGAACTGCAGTTTATCAGCATCATCTTTCAACTATCATCAAAGATTATCATACGGAACAACAGCGATAGTGTCTGGAGTTCCGGGTGCTCTTTCAAAACAGCAAGCTAAAGATTTAGCCGTACGACTTACATCCGAGGAGAGAGAAGTTTTAATAGCAGCTCTGAAAGAATGCCAATCAAATTCAGTTAGAGCTGAGTATGAAG GTCAATTGGCTGCATTTCGATGGAGAAGTAAATTTGGGCGGCCAACTGGTGTGCCAAGTCTGGGTGAAGTCGATCCAACTGGAAGTTATTGTGCTGTACCTGATGATTGGCTATTGAGGAAGTATG TGGATCCATGCAGCGAACAGC CGGAAACAGTCCCACAACCGACACGTCGTGATTTAATGcgag TATCAATCGCAAATGCCATTCCTTTTATTGGATTTGGTTTCCTCGACAATTTTTTCATGATAATTGCg GGCGAACATATTGAAGCGTATCTGGGTGCAATTATTTCAATATCAACAATGGCAGCAGCTGCACTCGGAAATACAATTTCAGATATATTGGGAATAGGATCAGCTACATATGTTGAAAGGTTAGCTCAGAAAATAGGATTTAAGCCTCCTAAACTCACACCTATTCAATTGGATTTACCACGCTCTAGAAGGGCTGCGAATATG GGTCGTGTAATTGGTGTAACAATTGGATGTATACTTGGAATGACTCCCCTATTTCTTCTTCACACTGAaactaaagaagaaaaagaaaaaggaatagtgtga
- the LOC123264648 gene encoding uncharacterized protein LOC123264648 isoform X2 — protein sequence MCTSLSVLSQTSFNTSILKLGNKLKCCQTLGLIIKLDNTTRRLYVKNIPQKLSPANCSLSASSFNYHQRLSYGTTAIVSGVPGALSKQQAKDLAVRLTSEEREVLIAALKECQSNSVRAEYEGQLAAFRWRSKFGRPTGVPSLGEVDPTGSYCAVPDDWLLRKYAETVPQPTRRDLMRVSIANAIPFIGFGFLDNFFMIIAGEHIEAYLGAIISISTMAAAALGNTISDILGIGSATYVERLAQKIGFKPPKLTPIQLDLPRSRRAANMGRVIGVTIGCILGMTPLFLLHTETKEEKEKGIV from the exons atgtgtACATCATTGTCAGTACTTAGTCAAACAAGTTTTAATACTAGTATTTTAAAACTTGGAAACAAGTTAAAATGTTGTCAAACACTTGGACTCATTATTAAACTCGACAATACAACTAGGAGGCTGTATGTTAAAAATATACCACAAAAATTGTCACCGGCGAACTGCAGTTTATCAGCATCATCTTTCAACTATCATCAAAGATTATCATACGGAACAACAGCGATAGTGTCTGGAGTTCCGGGTGCTCTTTCAAAACAGCAAGCTAAAGATTTAGCCGTACGACTTACATCCGAGGAGAGAGAAGTTTTAATAGCAGCTCTGAAAGAATGCCAATCAAATTCAGTTAGAGCTGAGTATGAAG GTCAATTGGCTGCATTTCGATGGAGAAGTAAATTTGGGCGGCCAACTGGTGTGCCAAGTCTGGGTGAAGTCGATCCAACTGGAAGTTATTGTGCTGTACCTGATGATTGGCTATTGAGGAAGTATG CGGAAACAGTCCCACAACCGACACGTCGTGATTTAATGcgag TATCAATCGCAAATGCCATTCCTTTTATTGGATTTGGTTTCCTCGACAATTTTTTCATGATAATTGCg GGCGAACATATTGAAGCGTATCTGGGTGCAATTATTTCAATATCAACAATGGCAGCAGCTGCACTCGGAAATACAATTTCAGATATATTGGGAATAGGATCAGCTACATATGTTGAAAGGTTAGCTCAGAAAATAGGATTTAAGCCTCCTAAACTCACACCTATTCAATTGGATTTACCACGCTCTAGAAGGGCTGCGAATATG GGTCGTGTAATTGGTGTAACAATTGGATGTATACTTGGAATGACTCCCCTATTTCTTCTTCACACTGAaactaaagaagaaaaagaaaaaggaatagtgtga
- the LOC123264660 gene encoding ADP-ribosylation factor-related protein 1, giving the protein MYTLLNGLYKYLVQKDEYFILILGLDNAGKTTYLEAAKTKFTKNYKGMNPNKITTTVGLNIGKIDIDGVSLNFWDLGGQEELQSLWDKYYAESHAVIYIVDSSDRERIPDSKETFDRVISSEHLTGVPLLVLANKQDILDSMGIREVKPIFNKNAHLIGRRDCMVMPVSALKGDGVNEGINWLVDCIKRNSDVRPPRNHDDNDLS; this is encoded by the exons atGTACACATTATTAAATGGCTTGTATAAATATCTTGTACAAAAagatgaatattttatattaattttgggACTTGATAATGCTGGAAAAACA ACTTACCTAGAAGcggcaaaaacaaaatttacaaaaaattacaaggGAATGAATcctaataaaataacaacaactGTAGGACTCAATATTGGAAAAATAGATATAGACGGAGTAAGCCTTAATTTTTGGGATCTTGGTGGACAAGAAGAGTTACAATCATTATGGgataaa tattatgcAGAATCACATGCAGTAATTTATATTGTGGACTCTTCAGATAGAGAGCGCATTCCTGACTCCAAAGAAACTTTTg atCGTGTGATATCTTCAGAACATTTAACAGGAGTACCACTTCTAGTATTAGCAAACAAACAAGACATACTTGATTCAATGGGAATACGTGAAGTAAaaccaatatttaataaaaatgctCATTTAATCGGCCGGCGAGACTGTATGGTTATGCCAGTATCAGCACTCAAAGG tgatGGAGTTAACGAAGGAATTAATTGGCTTGTTGACTGTATAAAAAGAAACAGTGATGTTCGTCCGCCTCGTAATCACGACGACAACGATTTATCTTAA